Proteins encoded together in one Carya illinoinensis cultivar Pawnee chromosome 3, C.illinoinensisPawnee_v1, whole genome shotgun sequence window:
- the LOC122303312 gene encoding zinc finger protein ZPR1-like, whose product MERVEMEAYRNKEQIVDVRSVVEAVSADDNDAPLYQVESLCMRCRENGITRFLLTLIPHFRKILLSAFECPHCGERNNEVQFAGEIQPRGCCYQLEVPSGDPKMLNRQVVKSESATIKIPELDFEIPPEAQRGSLSTVEGTLLRAADELQALQEDRKKVNPQTAEAIDKFLLKLKACATGDSPFTFILDDPAGNSFIENPFAPSTDPSLIIRFYERTPEQQASLGYLVDPSHLEDHRDGASAEEMGGASDEVRREPHGSVGATAAHRAIAHSDSADIAETMFKYSAPEEVMTFPSTCGGCASRCETRMFVTHIPYFQEVIVMASTCDACGYRSSELKPGGRIPEKGKRISLTVNNVNDLSRDIIKSDTAGVKVPELDLELESGTLGGVVTTVEGLITKISESLERVHGFTFGDSLDESKRSKWQEFKAKLNKLLSLEEPWTLILDDALANSFVAPVTEDIKDDLQLAFEEYERSWEQNEELGLNDIDTSSADAAYNLTDTKMGGKSEV is encoded by the exons ATGGAGAGAGTAGAGATGGAAGCTTACAGAAACAAAGAGCAAATTGTCGATGTGAGGTCTGTTGTCGAAGCTGTTTCCGCCGACGATAACGATGCCCCTCTTTACCAAGTCGAAAGCCTATGTATGCGTTGCCGCGAAAAC GGGATAACAAGATTCTTGTTGACTTTAATTCCACATTTTCGAAAG ATCTTGTTGTCAGCCTTTGAATGTCCACATTGTGGTGAGAG GAACAATGAAGTTCAATTTGCTGGTGAGATTCAACCCCGAGGATGTTGCTATCAATTGGAGGTTCCATCTGGTGACCCAAAG ATGCTTAACCGTCAGGTAGTGAAGTCTGAGTCTGCAACTATTAAG ATTCCTGAATTGGATTTTGAGATTCCTCCCGAAGCTCAACGTGGATCTCTGTCAACG GTGGAGGGGACATTACTACGAGCTGCAGATGAGTTGCAGGCCCTTCAAGAAGATCGCAAG AAAGTAAATCCTCAGACTGCTGAAGCAATAGACAAGTTTCTGTTAAAACTTAAAGCTTGTGCAACTGGAGATTCACCCTTCACCTTCATCCTGGATGATCCTGCTGGAAACAGCTTCATTGAGAACCC GTTTGCTCCATCCACAGACCCATCCTTGATTATCAGGTTCTATGAGCGCACTCCAGAGCAGCAAGCATCTCTGGGTTATCTTGTTGACCCTTCACACTTGGAAGATCACCGTGATGGAGCATCGGCAGAGGAGATGGGTGGTGCTTCAGATGAAGTAAGAAGAGAACCACATGGCTCAGTTGGAGCAACAGCTGCTCATAGGGCCATTGCTCACTCTGATAGTGCAGATATTGCGGAAACTATGTTTAAGTATTCTGCACCAGAAGAG GTTATGACTTTCCCATCAACCTGTGGAGGTTGTGCCTCCAGGTGTGAGACACGGATGTTCGTGACCC ACATTCCATACTTCCAAGAAGTAATTGTCATGGCATCCACTTGTGATGCTTGTGGTTACCGTAGTTCTGAG TTGAAGCCTGGTGGGCGAATTCCTGAAAAAGGGAAGAGAATTTCTCTTACTGTGAATAATGTCAATGATCTAAGCCGTGACATAATAAAG TCAGATACAGCAGGTGTGAAGGTCCCAGAGCTTGACTTGGAGCTGGAAAGTGGCACTCTGGGGGGAGTTGTTACAACTGTTGAGGGCTTGATTACAAAAATTAGTGAAA GTCTTGAGAGAGTGCATGGATTTACTTTTGGAGATAGTCTTGATGAATCTAAAAGGAGCAAGTGGCAAGAATTCAAGGCGAAGCTAAACAAG CTTCTGAGTTTGGAAGAGCCTTGGACCTTAATACTAGATGATGCTTTAGcaaattcttttgttgcacCCGTGACAGAAGATATAAAAGATGACCTACAGTTGGCAT TTGAGGAGTATGAGAGGTCGTGGGAGCAGAACGAGGAATTGGGTCTGAATGATATTGACACGTCTTCAGCTGATGCTGCATATAACTTGACTGATACGAAAATGGGGGGAAAATCAGAAGTGTAG